A genomic window from Hyla sarda isolate aHylSar1 chromosome 10, aHylSar1.hap1, whole genome shotgun sequence includes:
- the RPS19 gene encoding 40S ribosomal protein S19, whose protein sequence is MPGVTVKDVNQQEFVRALAAFLKKSGKLKVPEWVDTVKLAKHKELAPYDENWFYTRAASTVRHLYLRGGAGVGSMTKIYGGRQRNGVMPSHFSCGSKGVARKVMQALEGLKMVEKDPNGGRRLTPQGQRDLDRIAGQVAAANKKH, encoded by the exons ATGCCTGGAGTCACAGTGAAAGACGTGAACCAGCAGGAGTTCGTCAGAGCCCTGGCTGCTTTCCTCAAGAA GTCTGGTAAACTAAAAGTCCCTGAATGGGTGGACACAGTGAAACTAGCGAAACACAAGGAGCTGGCACCGTACGATGAGAACTGGTTCTACACACGTGCCG CTTCCACAGTCCGTCACTTATACCTCCGTGGTGGTGCCGGTGTAGGATCCATGACAAAGATCTATGGTGGGCGTCAGCGCAATGGTGTTATGCCAAGTCACTTCAGCTGCGGATCAAAGGGTGTAGCCAGGAAGGTCATGCAGGCACTGGAGGGCCTAAAAATGGTGGAGAAGGACCCCAATGG AGGTCGCAGACTCACTCCCCAGGGACAGAGAGACTTGGACAGAATCGCTGGACAG GTTGCAGCTGCCAACAAGAAACATTAA